Part of the Quercus lobata isolate SW786 chromosome 6, ValleyOak3.0 Primary Assembly, whole genome shotgun sequence genome, CTTGCAGGCATGACTAGTAAATGCAAAGTCTTGGATTCCATGAccatatttgatttgatttaatttgGCAAGATCAACATTCTCATACTTTTTGAATGTTGATTAAGGCTCTAAATCGTCAGGACATGAGGCTCTTCTACCATATATGGATAGTTAAGTGTTTGTACGAAatttttgagtgatggaaacgAGTTAAAAATTAAGctaaacaagaatttttttgtgaGACTCACATGTTTTGAGAACTCAAttatggaaattgagtgatatGATCCAAAAACACCCTCATCCAAACAAGCTCGAAGAATCTTCAATGTGGGGGGTTTCCAAACTGGTTCGCGCCAAGACAAGCTATGATTTACATGGAGAGCCTAGTTTCATTCACGGGTGCAAATGATTTTAAAACACATGTTTAAGTTATCAGAGAGCTTTCATAACCCCCTTCCTCACTTGTggaatgcaataaaaaaatgtgCATTTAATTGTATTAAACTTAAAGCTATctataacataataaaataaaacgaAAAACAAATGTATCTAGTGAACAAAGTTTCCATTATTTCAGGGTCTGTGAGGAGTTATTAATAGACCGTCTTACCCCCAAAACGGGAAAGATGATTCTCCAACTTGGAACCATGGCCACATTTTGGTAGAAGGTATATACTTCACATCACACCACCGCCCAAAGAACAAGTATTATTCTTGAGCAAGTTGAGGGTGGCTAGAAAATCTTAGAATATCGAGGAAAGCTGACAATGGAGAAGTAGTACCATCCTCCAAGCCAAACAACCCCGTGTCATAACTAGGAAAATCATCCTTACCACCATTGCTTAACAAATCTTCAATGACAAAACAAGCACTAGGCCTTATGGAAAATAGTTTGACCAGAGtgacaaaaaatatttcagGGCGGTAGTTTTTCTGGTTTTCTAGAACTGAAACATGTGGGATATTCAAGTATTAGGCAATGGCTACTAGCAATATACATACCCAATTCAGTAAAAGATTATGACTTTCTACAAAATAATAGTTCAtaatcatgctttaatcttccTTCTATTCAACATGGATGATAGAACTGAGTATGTAATCATACAAAACCACCAATAACTACTATAGGAAACATATGAGGAAGgaattttacaataaaaccAAACACACCACAAGATAGTTCATAGGGTTCCATTCTAGTGAAAatacaagtgaagaaaaacgcTCCAACAGTAAGATTCATTAAAACTTATACAACATGAATGGTTTTAACAATTGCCAAAATCCAAATAATGGGTTGGAGGAATTTCCTTACGAAGCGGTTTGGATGTAAACTTTGTCCCCATTCAAATCTGCACTGGTGATGCTGTTATTCTCTAATTTGAAAACATGAATTCGTTTTTGCTGAGTGAAGTAAATGCAATTCGCCTCGTATCCGAAAAATTCTCCAGTCGAAACAGAGAGCGAACAATCACTGCGTAGAATAAAAGCTCGATCCCCCAAGCTTTCCTCCAAAACCCATTCACCCCATTCATTCTTCTTATACACTTTGAAACCAACCACACAGGCATAATGACCGCCTCTCCATTCCCTATCAAGGTGTCTATCAACAATATAGATCGTTCCATCCGACTCCACGAAATGCTTCTGTGTCTTCAGAGAATCTGACCCACAAGGATTCCAGACTTCAACCAAATCCAATGTCGAATCATTGATTCTGATCCACCAACCTATTCCGAATCGATCAACCACATAGACTTGGCCCTCATACACAATAACATCATCGAACTCCATATCCTTTTCACCTAAACAGGTCAAACTCTCATCCCCACATTTTGCGTGGCCTAATTTACCGTCACTATGGACAACAAAAACATGACAGTCGTTGAACATCACAACTTTATTAACTCGCGCAGCTGGAATGAGGCTTTGAATTTCAAGGGTATAAGCTCTAGATAATTCGACAGTATCATAGTCCAGTAAAACAAAGTTGTTGGGCAAAATATTGGGGGAATCGGAATCGGATTCGTACCTTTGTCGATGTGGGTCTAAAAGATGCATTTTGCATTTGCAATCTTCAATCTTGATCAACCATCCCTTTTCCGAAGAAGCTGAGGGAG contains:
- the LOC115995320 gene encoding F-box protein At4g35733-like, producing MSESLECSELPEELLLPIGKGLDTRIEILRFRGVCKSWRSAISCSDFIPRFPLNFPNPSAPPLRRLSQRLAWLALFPDEADHLHPQTICLLHETILYRLTPSASSEKGWLIKIEDCKCKMHLLDPHRQRYESDSDSPNILPNNFVLLDYDTVELSRAYTLEIQSLIPAARVNKVVMFNDCHVFVVHSDGKLGHAKCGDESLTCLGEKDMEFDDVIVYEGQVYVVDRFGIGWWIRINDSTLDLVEVWNPCGSDSLKTQKHFVESDGTIYIVDRHLDREWRGGHYACVVGFKVYKKNEWGEWVLEESLGDRAFILRSDCSLSVSTGEFFGYEANCIYFTQQKRIHVFKLENNSITSADLNGDKVYIQTAS